The Brachyspira aalborgi genome has a segment encoding these proteins:
- a CDS encoding DJ-1 family glyoxalase III has translation MSKRILVPLAEGFEEIEAITIIDILRRANLEVITASLTDNLEVKGGHNITVKADTILDKVINEDFDAISLAGGMGGMNNLKNDKRIIEKIKKMYNDKKLVSAVCASPIVLGEAKVLNGKYTCYPSCEKSINMGEYQDKDLAVVDKNVITSKGPATSIIFALEIVKYLTGSNEELSKSLLMHLLK, from the coding sequence ATGTCAAAAAGAATTCTCGTTCCTTTAGCCGAAGGTTTTGAAGAAATTGAAGCAATAACGATAATAGATATATTGAGAAGAGCAAATTTAGAAGTAATAACCGCGTCCTTAACCGATAATTTGGAGGTAAAAGGCGGACATAATATAACAGTTAAAGCCGATACGATTTTAGATAAAGTTATTAACGAAGATTTTGACGCAATATCTCTTGCAGGAGGTATGGGGGGCATGAATAATTTGAAAAACGATAAAAGAATTATAGAAAAAATTAAAAAAATGTATAATGATAAAAAACTCGTTTCAGCCGTATGCGCTTCGCCAATAGTTTTGGGAGAAGCTAAAGTTCTAAACGGAAAATATACATGTTATCCAAGTTGCGAAAAGTCAATTAATATGGGAGAATATCAAGATAAAGATTTAGCGGTAGTAGATAAAAATGTTATAACCTCGAAAGGTCCCGCAACAAGCATTATTTTTGCTTTAGAAATAGTAAAATATTTAACAGGCTCAAATGAAGAATTATCAAAATCTTTATTAATGCATTTATTAAAATAA
- a CDS encoding glycosyltransferase family 2 protein, which produces MKIAAIIPCYNEELTIKQVIYDIQKYCPKCEIYVFDNNSSDNSYNIAKETGAIVKKVMYQGKGEVVRNAFSIIDADIYILIDGDGECDASAIPSLIDYLINEDLDMITVIRKAGKYRRGHSFGNKMITTFAKILFGKNCNDILSGYRIFSKKFVKTFPANSRGFEIETELTIFALQMRLPIGEMEAEYKSRPEGSFSKLNTFKDGFRILGLIIYLLMSERPLLFWWIIALIFALFGLYFGLPIVISFFETGIVPVATSVLSSGFMLLSGISIITGLIMNAIGRVISENRRFKYNSVK; this is translated from the coding sequence ATGAAAATAGCCGCTATTATTCCTTGCTATAATGAAGAGCTTACAATTAAACAAGTTATTTACGATATTCAAAAATATTGTCCGAAATGCGAAATATATGTTTTCGATAATAACAGTTCCGACAATTCTTACAACATTGCAAAAGAAACGGGAGCGATAGTTAAAAAAGTTATGTATCAAGGAAAAGGCGAGGTTGTTAGAAACGCTTTTTCTATAATAGATGCCGATATCTATATATTGATAGACGGAGACGGAGAATGTGACGCTTCGGCTATTCCTTCATTAATCGATTATTTAATAAATGAAGATTTAGATATGATTACGGTAATTCGTAAAGCTGGCAAATATAGAAGAGGGCATTCATTTGGAAATAAAATGATAACGACTTTTGCCAAAATATTATTCGGTAAAAATTGCAATGATATTTTAAGCGGATATAGAATTTTTTCTAAAAAATTCGTAAAAACATTTCCTGCGAATTCGAGAGGCTTTGAAATAGAAACGGAGCTTACAATTTTTGCCTTACAAATGCGTCTTCCTATAGGCGAGATGGAAGCGGAATATAAAAGTCGCCCTGAAGGTTCTTTTTCTAAACTAAATACTTTCAAAGATGGATTTAGAATATTAGGATTAATAATATATTTACTTATGAGCGAAAGACCTTTATTATTTTGGTGGATTATAGCTTTAATATTCGCTTTATTTGGATTATATTTTGGACTTCCTATAGTTATTTCATTTTTTGAAACAGGCATAGTTCCCGTAGCGACTTCGGTTTTATCTTCTGGATTTATGCTTTTATCGGGCATATCTATAATTACGGGACTTATTATGAACGCTATAGGCAGAGTAATAAGCGAGAATAGAAGATTTAAATATAATTCTGTTAAGTGA
- a CDS encoding ExbD/TolR family protein, with protein sequence MKFRRRFEIKSGIDLTPMIDIVFNLLIFFMVGATIIESPQIEISLPKSSSAVGKDLNQNIIITIAKEGQIYVNGEVVNDIDAHLSNLSNIEGELEKPVEIRSDEDVRTQILISVIDSVKNAGFTRLSIATDSKNSEN encoded by the coding sequence ATGAAATTTCGTAGAAGATTTGAAATAAAAAGCGGTATAGATTTAACGCCAATGATAGATATAGTATTTAATCTCTTAATATTTTTTATGGTTGGCGCTACGATAATAGAATCTCCTCAAATAGAGATAAGTTTGCCAAAATCAAGCTCTGCAGTCGGCAAAGATTTAAATCAAAATATAATAATAACTATAGCTAAAGAAGGACAAATTTATGTTAACGGAGAAGTAGTAAACGATATAGACGCTCATCTTTCAAATCTTTCAAATATAGAAGGCGAACTTGAAAAACCCGTTGAAATAAGGTCGGACGAAGATGTTAGAACGCAGATTTTAATATCGGTTATTGATAGCGTAAAAAATGCGGGATTTACAAGATTAAGCATTGCAACAGATTCTAAAAATTCAGAAAATTAA
- a CDS encoding protein-disulfide reductase DsbD family protein translates to MLKLKIILFLIFNSILYSQYNNLLNFNTNINNNEVKIIFNLKTNENKLIVNADIPKNYYGYLESSIANKIKFFADNKEINAIYPKGEKFHDDIIIKGKQEFILNIDIKNINFIKANYQLCSEKDNICLPPKSEIIFGEEILEKPQNASFIEYDNINNLENQNLFITLIIIFVSGVASIFLPCSYPLLSITVSIFSNSNSKNSNDKNNKSNILHSLLFSLGIITTYTILGGVVSAAGFFFNKTILFGSIGYNPIVLTILILFFLYFTFSMAGFYEIRIPNFLKSAKTNAFSKNKTSLINKYIMGLLTGIVATPCAAPIIAFILEIGFLNPIFATVYMFVYAFGFSLVLFILGAFASILSKMPKSGSWTIYIKYIFTFIMFIICFYYLNILFGILGFNKISFLFADLSIIIFAIIIYLIKKKNIYLSKFEIKIFLSVLILSLIIGSSYSFIKSKSEINNSITYEDALEISKQNKKNILIDFSAIWCANCFELKEKVFESEELKKFIYDNLIFIEVDVDKRKDIAKEFNIKWLPYIIIIDENKNILYSKNSFSSFDEKIANEIKKDIENIIK, encoded by the coding sequence ATTTTGAAATTAAAAATTATATTATTCTTAATCTTTAATAGTATATTATATTCTCAATATAATAATTTGCTTAATTTCAATACAAATATAAACAATAACGAAGTAAAAATAATTTTTAATTTAAAAACCAACGAAAATAAATTAATCGTTAATGCAGATATTCCAAAAAATTATTACGGTTATTTAGAATCGTCTATAGCAAATAAAATAAAATTCTTTGCAGATAATAAAGAAATAAACGCAATATATCCAAAAGGCGAAAAATTTCACGATGATATAATAATAAAAGGAAAACAAGAATTTATATTAAATATCGATATAAAAAATATTAATTTTATAAAAGCTAATTATCAATTATGTTCTGAAAAAGATAATATATGTTTGCCTCCAAAAAGCGAAATTATATTTGGAGAAGAAATTTTAGAAAAACCTCAAAATGCAAGTTTTATAGAATACGATAATATAAATAATTTAGAGAATCAAAATCTATTCATAACTTTAATAATTATATTTGTATCGGGAGTCGCTTCGATTTTTCTTCCATGTTCCTACCCTCTTTTGTCAATAACAGTTTCAATATTTTCCAATTCAAATTCTAAAAATTCAAACGATAAAAATAATAAATCAAATATTTTGCATTCGCTTTTATTTTCTTTAGGAATTATAACGACTTATACGATTTTAGGCGGAGTCGTTTCGGCTGCTGGATTCTTTTTTAATAAAACTATTTTATTTGGAAGCATTGGATACAATCCGATAGTTTTGACAATTTTAATTTTATTTTTTCTATATTTTACTTTTTCAATGGCTGGTTTTTACGAAATAAGAATTCCTAATTTCTTAAAATCGGCAAAAACAAACGCATTTTCAAAAAATAAAACTTCTTTAATAAACAAATATATAATGGGACTTTTGACGGGAATTGTCGCCACTCCATGCGCAGCTCCTATAATCGCATTTATACTTGAAATTGGATTTTTAAATCCTATTTTTGCAACAGTTTATATGTTCGTATATGCGTTTGGTTTTTCTTTAGTTTTATTTATTTTGGGAGCTTTCGCTTCGATACTTTCAAAAATGCCAAAATCTGGGAGTTGGACAATTTATATAAAATATATTTTTACTTTTATAATGTTTATTATTTGTTTTTATTATTTAAATATATTATTTGGAATTTTAGGATTTAATAAAATTAGTTTTCTGTTTGCCGATTTATCAATTATAATATTTGCAATAATTATTTATTTGATAAAAAAGAAAAATATTTATTTGAGTAAATTTGAAATAAAAATATTTCTTTCTGTTTTAATATTATCTTTAATTATAGGTTCGTCTTATAGTTTTATAAAATCAAAATCTGAAATAAATAATTCAATTACTTACGAAGATGCTTTAGAAATTTCAAAACAAAATAAAAAAAATATATTAATCGATTTCTCTGCAATTTGGTGCGCCAACTGTTTTGAGCTTAAAGAAAAAGTATTTGAAAGCGAAGAATTAAAAAAGTTTATTTATGATAATTTAATTTTCATCGAAGTAGATGTTGATAAAAGAAAAGATATTGCAAAAGAATTTAATATAAAATGGCTTCCTTACATAATTATAATAGACGAAAATAAAAATATATTATATTCAAAAAATTCATTTTCAAGTTTTGACGAAAAAATTGCAAATGAAATAAAAAAAGATATAGAAAATATAATTAAATAA
- a CDS encoding thiamine biosynthesis protein, whose translation MNKKAKAILLLSGGLDSSLAGAILKRENIEVLAIRFITGLEYSVIKEELMEIYNNDPAKKIADFLNIPIRFVSLKDKYIDMFLNPKYGYGSAINPCLDCHILMLKTAKEIMEKEGFDFVATGEVKGQRPMSQKPQDLINAIKESGLEGRLLRPLSAKLLPITIPEKEGLINRENLFGIYGRARHVQMELAKEFGIKDYPIPAGSGCSIVDKSYAKRYNELISYNTTKIINMEIMQYLAIGRHIRIDDNAKLILGRNEKENNALEKRDRIKIKRIDDITLKPNYNKGPFGYLEIYKDNLNNLKDIVYKSAMIMGYFSKENFEYLSITISYIENGEEKKEIIKINNADSKNTKFEQII comes from the coding sequence ATGAATAAAAAAGCAAAAGCGATTTTACTTTTATCGGGAGGATTAGACAGTTCGCTTGCAGGAGCGATACTCAAAAGAGAAAATATTGAAGTTCTTGCGATAAGATTTATAACAGGTTTAGAATATTCCGTAATAAAAGAAGAACTTATGGAAATATATAATAATGACCCAGCTAAAAAAATTGCCGACTTTCTTAATATTCCGATAAGATTCGTTTCATTAAAAGATAAATATATTGATATGTTTTTAAATCCAAAATACGGATACGGAAGCGCCATAAATCCATGTTTAGACTGCCATATTTTAATGCTAAAAACGGCAAAAGAAATTATGGAAAAAGAAGGATTTGATTTTGTCGCTACGGGCGAGGTTAAAGGACAGCGTCCTATGAGTCAGAAACCGCAGGATTTGATTAACGCCATAAAAGAGAGCGGACTTGAAGGAAGACTTCTTCGTCCATTATCGGCTAAACTTCTTCCTATAACGATTCCCGAAAAAGAAGGTTTAATAAATAGAGAAAATTTATTTGGAATATACGGAAGAGCAAGACATGTGCAAATGGAACTTGCAAAAGAATTTGGAATAAAAGATTATCCTATTCCAGCGGGAAGCGGTTGTTCGATAGTCGATAAAAGTTATGCGAAAAGATATAATGAATTAATTTCTTATAATACTACAAAAATAATAAATATGGAAATTATGCAATATTTGGCGATTGGAAGACATATAAGAATAGACGATAATGCAAAATTAATCTTGGGAAGAAACGAAAAAGAAAATAACGCTTTAGAAAAAAGAGATAGAATAAAAATTAAAAGAATAGACGATATAACTTTGAAACCGAATTACAATAAAGGACCTTTTGGTTATTTGGAAATATATAAAGATAATTTAAATAATTTGAAAGATATTGTTTATAAATCGGCAATGATAATGGGATATTTTTCAAAAGAGAATTTTGAATATTTGAGCATAACGATTTCGTATATTGAAAATGGCGAAGAAAAAAAAGAAATAATAAAAATAAATAATGCCGATTCAAAAAATACAAAATTTGAACAAATAATATAA
- a CDS encoding CAP domain-containing protein, with translation MKKINLIIIFMFIFSLMLNANVIEDEILRLINLERSKSSLPPIPNNEILHSIALYHSDNMANNKFFGNTDLDGLDSKGRQIKLYPEMVGTITESFAKLDVIPLTDKNAASSIVKKLLETPDDKKYIMSKDFNAIGIGASKRGIGLYATITYANIIAEEVDFKSEAKFGEDITIKYRILNKAPFTDFKIAVEMADKNAKVIGDDGKTYIGGIIYDVKDAGNNVLSRTFKAEYGKGDYKISLLYKGEMYQSNIRTITVK, from the coding sequence ATGAAAAAAATAAATTTAATAATAATTTTTATGTTCATATTTTCTTTAATGTTAAACGCTAATGTTATAGAAGATGAAATATTAAGGCTAATCAATTTGGAAAGAAGCAAATCGTCTCTTCCTCCGATTCCAAATAACGAAATATTGCATTCAATCGCTTTATATCATAGCGACAATATGGCAAATAATAAATTTTTTGGCAATACCGATTTGGACGGCTTGGATTCAAAAGGCAGACAAATAAAACTGTATCCCGAAATGGTTGGAACTATAACGGAAAGTTTTGCAAAATTGGATGTAATTCCTCTTACCGATAAAAACGCCGCTTCAAGCATAGTAAAAAAATTACTTGAAACTCCAGACGATAAAAAATATATAATGTCTAAAGATTTTAACGCTATAGGAATAGGCGCTTCAAAAAGAGGAATAGGATTATACGCGACTATAACTTACGCTAATATAATAGCCGAAGAAGTCGATTTCAAATCGGAAGCGAAGTTTGGAGAAGATATTACTATAAAATATAGAATTTTAAATAAAGCTCCTTTTACCGATTTTAAAATTGCCGTAGAAATGGCGGATAAAAACGCTAAAGTAATTGGAGATGACGGAAAAACATATATTGGTGGAATTATATACGATGTTAAAGATGCGGGAAATAATGTTTTAAGTAGAACTTTCAAAGCGGAATATGGAAAGGGCGATTATAAAATTTCTCTTTTGTATAAAGGCGAAATGTATCAAAGCAATATAAGAACTATAACGGTAAAATAA
- a CDS encoding Rpn family recombination-promoting nuclease/putative transposase gives MKHEEVYKLSDLFARYLLGKNGNEDLLTDLVNSTLREFNFEEVKDLEIIDPFNLSENIELKESIIDIKAKTKNNETVIIEFQLCGNMDFLKRIFYYISKNVVNEVKEGENYSNVQKIISINLLDFNLKFGDKGKAHRCFKLIDTKDLNISLDLIQIHILEVKRFIEIIKNSTKEELKKNRLLSWMKFFTSDNLELIEEELKEENQIMSKVIEEYRKFTSDDKMMRAYAAREAFLVGQKMMLRREREDGFDEGKLEGLKEGRIAEQISMAKSMKTKNLDINLISEITGLTIDEIKKL, from the coding sequence ATGAAACATGAAGAAGTATACAAATTAAGCGACTTATTTGCACGATATTTACTCGGCAAAAATGGAAACGAAGACTTATTAACCGATTTAGTAAATTCCACTTTAAGAGAATTCAATTTTGAGGAAGTTAAAGATTTAGAAATAATCGACCCATTCAATTTGTCAGAAAATATTGAACTTAAAGAGTCGATAATTGATATTAAGGCGAAGACAAAAAATAATGAAACTGTGATTATAGAATTTCAATTATGCGGAAATATGGATTTTCTAAAAAGAATTTTTTATTATATTTCAAAAAATGTTGTCAATGAAGTTAAGGAAGGAGAAAATTATAGCAATGTTCAAAAAATTATTAGCATTAATTTACTTGATTTTAATTTAAAATTTGGAGATAAAGGAAAAGCTCACAGATGCTTTAAATTGATTGATACAAAAGATTTAAATATAAGTTTAGACTTAATTCAAATTCATATTTTAGAAGTAAAAAGATTTATTGAGATAATTAAAAATTCAACTAAAGAGGAATTAAAGAAAAACAGATTATTAAGTTGGATGAAATTTTTTACAAGCGATAATTTAGAATTAATCGAAGAAGAATTAAAGGAGGAAAACCAAATTATGAGTAAAGTTATTGAAGAATACAGAAAATTTACTTCTGACGATAAAATGATGCGAGCGTATGCGGCTAGAGAAGCGTTTTTAGTTGGGCAAAAAATGATGTTAAGAAGAGAAAGAGAAGACGGTTTTGACGAAGGAAAACTTGAAGGACTTAAAGAAGGTAGAATTGCAGAACAAATTTCAATGGCAAAATCAATGAAAACTAAAAACCTGGACATTAACCTTATAAGCGAAATCACAGGCTTAACAATAGACGAAATAAAAAAACTTTAA
- a CDS encoding 4'-phosphopantetheinyl transferase family protein, giving the protein MEKTNKKDKIQTIYLKYIFNENSNIEDISKDMAIKYYSKPTDLIIESGENGKPYFSGENKIFFNGSHSKDLLSVAMSDKSVGIDVEFIKKRNFLGIAEEYFSFNEYKYLKSSRKLEIDFFTLWTLKEAYIKNFGKKIFDIKDSIEIDLEERAIYNSDDLFFATFFLDNSYLISVSCDIKNAEAYKDIVIKMNGFNLDLIFAYPKFPQIELIEI; this is encoded by the coding sequence TTGGAAAAAACTAATAAAAAAGATAAAATTCAAACGATATACTTAAAATATATTTTTAATGAAAACTCAAATATAGAAGATATTTCTAAAGATATGGCAATAAAATATTATTCTAAACCCACAGATTTAATTATAGAAAGTGGCGAAAATGGAAAGCCTTATTTTTCGGGCGAAAACAAAATATTTTTTAACGGTTCGCATTCAAAAGATTTATTGTCGGTTGCAATGTCCGATAAATCCGTAGGAATAGATGTAGAGTTTATTAAAAAAAGAAATTTTTTAGGAATAGCCGAAGAATATTTTTCTTTTAACGAATATAAATATTTAAAATCTTCTCGTAAATTAGAAATCGATTTTTTTACATTATGGACTTTAAAAGAAGCTTATATAAAAAATTTCGGAAAAAAGATTTTCGATATAAAAGATTCTATTGAAATAGATTTAGAAGAAAGAGCGATATACAATTCTGACGATTTATTTTTTGCAACATTTTTTTTAGATAATTCTTATCTTATAAGTGTAAGCTGCGATATAAAAAATGCGGAAGCTTATAAGGATATTGTAATAAAAATGAACGGTTTTAATTTGGATTTGATTTTTGCATATCCTAAGTTTCCGCAAATAGAGTTGATAGAAATTTAA
- the rpiB gene encoding ribose 5-phosphate isomerase B codes for MKIAIASDHTGVELKSEIIKYLKELGHEVSDFGTNSAESIDYPIYGKKVAEEISKGNYDGGVLICGTGIGISLAANKVKGIRAAVCSEPYSAKLSKQHNNSNIIAFGARVVGVDLAKMIVKEWIEAKFEGGRHLKRVELISKIENGEEI; via the coding sequence ATGAAAATAGCGATAGCGTCCGACCATACTGGAGTGGAGTTGAAATCCGAAATAATAAAATACTTAAAAGAATTAGGGCATGAAGTTTCCGATTTTGGAACGAATAGCGCCGAGAGTATAGATTATCCTATTTACGGAAAAAAAGTCGCCGAAGAGATTTCTAAAGGAAATTATGACGGAGGAGTTTTAATTTGCGGAACGGGAATAGGAATTTCGCTTGCTGCAAATAAAGTTAAAGGAATAAGAGCGGCGGTTTGTTCAGAGCCTTATTCTGCAAAACTATCGAAACAGCATAATAATTCAAATATTATAGCTTTCGGAGCGAGAGTAGTCGGAGTAGATTTGGCAAAAATGATAGTTAAAGAATGGATTGAGGCAAAATTTGAAGGCGGACGACATTTAAAAAGAGTGGAATTGATAAGCAAAATTGAAAACGGAGAAGAAATTTAA
- a CDS encoding acyl-[acyl-carrier-protein] thioesterase, protein MYEMKTIIGTSQIDKDGLLKTSSIFDIMQDCSFFQLESENELTNYFNENNISMFLISRQVDIYKLPKYSEKIITRTYVYECNEVYGYRNTVIYDENNIELVVCYAIGGFVDLTNSNLVRIPKSIIDGVKFDKKIEMNYLPRKIKFDNKNLKEIDRFKVKKYFIDDNNHVNNARYIDMVIDYVEDYYKRIRIEYRVPAKLGDTIIVNKEIIEDKIIIKLCSENNTTYAIVEFSYNL, encoded by the coding sequence ATGTATGAAATGAAAACGATTATTGGAACGAGTCAAATTGACAAAGACGGACTTTTAAAAACTTCGTCAATATTCGATATTATGCAGGATTGTTCTTTTTTTCAATTAGAAAGCGAAAATGAACTTACAAATTATTTTAATGAAAATAATATTAGTATGTTTCTTATTTCAAGACAAGTCGATATTTATAAACTACCAAAATATAGCGAAAAAATTATAACGAGGACTTATGTTTACGAATGCAACGAGGTTTACGGATACAGAAATACGGTTATATACGATGAAAATAATATTGAGCTTGTCGTTTGTTATGCGATTGGCGGATTTGTAGATTTGACTAATTCAAATTTAGTTAGAATTCCAAAGTCAATTATTGACGGAGTGAAATTCGATAAAAAAATTGAAATGAATTATTTGCCGAGAAAAATAAAATTCGACAATAAAAATTTAAAAGAGATTGACAGATTTAAAGTAAAAAAATATTTTATAGACGATAATAATCATGTAAATAACGCGAGATATATTGATATGGTTATCGATTATGTTGAAGATTATTATAAAAGAATAAGAATAGAATATAGAGTTCCTGCAAAGTTGGGAGATACGATTATAGTTAATAAAGAAATTATTGAAGATAAAATTATAATTAAACTTTGCTCAGAAAATAATACAACTTATGCAATAGTAGAATTTTCTTATAATTTATAA
- a CDS encoding phosphopentomutase, which translates to MNNKKAVLIVVDSCGVGALPDAKDFGDEGVNTISHLAKAAGGVNLPNMEKMGLGNITDIEGVSKTDNAIGYYGKSMEKSKAKDTTTGHWEIAGLISKKPFNTYPNGFPKKTIEAIEKMSGRKVVCNKPYSGTEVIDDYANEQLKNGSLIVYTSADSVLQIAAHEEIISIEELYKICEKSLEICNEFSPVARVIARPYLGSEGNYKRTERRHDYSVPPSGETMLDRISKNNLPVIGIGKTSDIFAGVGITENRKTNKNNLDGIEKTIKAIKEIDKGLIFTNLVDFDMLYGHRRDAKGYKNALEEFDKYIPEMIDSLNEDDLFIITADHGCDPTYKGSDHTREYIPILAFGKNLNKNVDIGIRDSFVSIAASIEKHILGKTNLEGCFL; encoded by the coding sequence ATGAATAATAAAAAAGCCGTTTTAATAGTAGTCGATAGTTGCGGAGTTGGAGCTTTGCCTGACGCTAAAGATTTTGGAGATGAAGGAGTTAATACTATTTCGCATTTGGCAAAAGCTGCAGGCGGAGTTAATCTTCCAAATATGGAAAAAATGGGACTTGGAAATATTACAGATATTGAAGGCGTTTCAAAAACAGATAACGCTATCGGCTATTATGGAAAATCTATGGAAAAATCGAAAGCTAAAGATACGACTACGGGACATTGGGAAATTGCGGGATTAATATCGAAAAAACCTTTTAATACTTATCCTAACGGTTTTCCAAAAAAAACTATTGAAGCTATAGAAAAAATGTCGGGGCGAAAAGTCGTTTGTAATAAACCTTATTCTGGAACTGAAGTTATAGACGATTATGCCAACGAACAATTAAAAAACGGCTCTCTTATAGTTTATACTTCGGCGGATTCCGTTTTGCAAATCGCGGCTCATGAAGAAATTATTTCAATAGAAGAACTTTATAAAATATGCGAAAAATCTCTTGAAATATGCAATGAATTTTCTCCCGTTGCAAGAGTTATAGCGAGACCTTATTTAGGAAGCGAAGGAAATTACAAAAGAACCGAAAGAAGACATGATTATTCCGTGCCTCCGAGCGGCGAGACAATGCTTGATAGAATTTCTAAAAATAATTTGCCCGTTATTGGAATTGGTAAAACGAGCGATATATTTGCAGGAGTTGGAATAACGGAAAATAGAAAAACTAATAAAAATAATTTGGACGGAATAGAAAAAACGATTAAAGCGATTAAAGAAATTGATAAAGGATTAATATTTACTAATTTAGTAGATTTCGATATGCTTTACGGACATAGAAGAGATGCAAAAGGTTATAAAAACGCTTTGGAAGAATTCGATAAATATATTCCTGAAATGATTGATAGCTTAAACGAAGACGATTTATTTATAATAACGGCAGACCATGGATGCGACCCGACTTATAAAGGAAGCGACCATACGAGAGAATATATACCGATTTTAGCTTTCGGAAAAAATTTAAATAAAAATGTCGATATAGGAATAAGAGATTCTTTCGTTTCAATAGCCGCCTCAATAGAAAAGCATATTTTGGGAAAAACGAATTTAGAAGGTTGTTTTTTATAA
- a CDS encoding TRM11 family SAM-dependent methyltransferase — MKKKLELQTTTLWNYPSQQYLKSEEEKHKFYAGATPSYIIWNLLNRYTKEKDLIVDPMVGSGTTIDVSRELNRRVLGYDINPLALKRKDIFKADARKIPIENEKVDFVFVDPPYSDHIKYSDEKNCIGKLSAKEEEYYKAMEDCFKEIFRIMKKDRYMALYVSDSYKKDYPFMAIGFKLFEILNKYFMPIDIISVVRHNKNLSKGNYHISAIENNYYLRGFNYLFIMYKIGNKTIDNNGKLHLRNL; from the coding sequence ATGAAAAAGAAACTTGAATTACAAACTACGACTTTATGGAATTATCCTTCGCAGCAATATTTAAAAAGCGAAGAAGAAAAACATAAATTTTATGCGGGAGCGACTCCGTCTTATATTATATGGAATCTTTTAAATAGATACACTAAAGAAAAAGATTTAATAGTCGACCCGATGGTTGGAAGCGGAACTACAATAGATGTGTCGAGAGAATTAAACAGAAGAGTTTTAGGTTATGATATTAATCCTTTGGCTTTAAAAAGAAAAGATATTTTTAAAGCGGACGCTAGAAAAATTCCGATTGAAAACGAAAAAGTTGATTTTGTATTTGTCGACCCGCCTTATAGCGACCATATAAAATATTCGGATGAAAAAAATTGCATTGGAAAATTGAGCGCAAAAGAAGAAGAATATTATAAAGCAATGGAAGATTGTTTTAAGGAAATATTTAGAATAATGAAAAAAGATAGATATATGGCTTTATATGTTTCGGATTCTTATAAAAAAGATTATCCTTTTATGGCTATAGGTTTTAAATTATTTGAAATTTTAAATAAATATTTTATGCCGATTGATATAATTTCAGTAGTTCGTCATAATAAAAATTTAAGCAAAGGAAATTATCATATTTCTGCTATAGAAAATAATTATTATTTAAGAGGATTTAATTATTTGTTTATAATGTATAAAATTGGAAATAAAACTATAGATAATAACGGAAAATTGCATTTAAGGAATTTATAA